DNA from Brassica napus cultivar Da-Ae chromosome C4, Da-Ae, whole genome shotgun sequence:
TATTGCCTTGAACATATGCATGAGCTCAAGCCACCTATAGTCCACAGCAATCTTCTCTCATCAACACTTCACCTCACAGAAGATTACGCAGTCAAAATAGCGGATTTCAATTTTGGTTACCTAAAAGGCCCATCAGAGAGAGAGACCAGCACCAATGCACTCATAGACACGAACGTCTCAGACACAACCAAAGAAGACAATGTCAACAGCTTTGGTTTGCTGTTGTTCGAGTTGATAACCGGAAAACTCCCAGAGAATGTTAAAAAAGGTGACTCGGTAGATACCAGTTTTGATGATTTCTTGAGAGGCAAGACTCTTAAGGAGATGGTGGATCCGACACTGGAATGTTTTGATGAGAAGGTTGAGAACATAGGAGAAGTGATCAAAATCTGTGTAAGGGAAGACACGAAAGAGAGACCGACAATGAAGGAAGTTACAGGGAGGTTACGAGAGATCACAGGATTGTCACCGGACGATGCTATTCCGAAACTCTCCCCTCTTTGGTGGGCAGAGCTGGAAGTGCTGTCCACTGCGTGATaagagtagtagtagtagtagtacgTTGCTTCATAACGAATCTGTAAGtatatatgaatatgaagtttGTGTTGGGGTTTCTGAGTCTCTTTGGAGCTTGTTGCTACTCTTTAGGCCTACACGTATGTATAAATCTTTGGTAGTTTATATTAACGACTCAAAAATTCTGGTAAAAGAATTCGAGATCACGGTAGTACACTACACTCTTTTTTGTATGCATGATGTTCAATgagtaattaatataaaaattaacattgaattcattatttgttatttttatacaACCAACTTTTCCATGATTTATCTCTTTCTTCATGTGAAACCGAGAAGACTATGTATATTTTAAccaatgtttatttattatatatttatattaggtattttaactttttacgtttaattataagttttttgatgaattttaaaaatcagatatacaaaaaatgaaatcaaacaAATTTGTGGATTTACATTGACATTGTTACTTGATTTAACCAATTTACATCAATTTAGATCGAATTAGACCAACTTAGACTATTTCAAACTGATTTAGGACGACGACTTACatcggattttaagaaaatcgtttCTTTGACACctaaaccgatttttagaacattgattttaattaatagttttattttatatttaagcaatattataaataaatcaaGGGGTAATTAGAAAAATATCACATTTTGAGTACAACTATTCAAATTTACCATTCCAAACTatccatttttaaatatacacaCTTCTAGTGAAGACAAGAAGCTGGTATTGGAACTACTACATGTTCATGTTCTGTCTTGAACAAGTACATGTTCATAACTAACTCAATCCAATCATTCATCTTGAACAAGAAGCTGGTATTGGAACTACTACATGTTCAAGTTTTCACATTCATCTTGAACAAGTACATGTTCATAACTAACTCAATCCAATCATTAACTGGGAGCTATAAGCCTCCCAAAGTAGAAAGTTTCATCTGATGCAGACAAATCAAAAGTAGGTAATGTATGTCCTTGCTGTAAATCTTGCTCCCCTTTGTAAGTTAAAATAAACTCGGTTCACCACTCTCTATCTGATGTGTTCGGTTCTGTCTCTTAACCGTTGAGTGAATATATGGATACATTAGCCCTTTCTTGGGGGTAACCAATGATCTATTTCCATAGCTGTTTTATGAAAAGTCATCACAATGTAATGgttaaaactgaaaataaagCATGACGAGATGTTGTAATAGCAAAAATTATGTGTATTACTACCACTACACAGTATACAATCAAACCGGTTTAGTTTTCATTGAAGTGAATGGCACCGAGTTTCCAGACAACAAAAGTAGTAGCAAACATCACAGTGCTTATGAACACAAATGAAAAAGCAATGACTAGTATATCCGCACTTCCGGGTAGATCAAAGGTAAGCCCTTTCTTTGGCATACCTCTCTTGCTATCATCAAGCATGTTGGTTGGTGCTTCGGGTAAACCCGGTTTCCTATTCGATTTCTTATCGCTTTCCTTGAGCACCTCCAAGATTTGGCTCCccattttgggttttgatggtttAGGTGTTGCTTCTGTGTATCGGCTGAGCACACGTGCTGctcttagtctctctcttgCTGTCAAAGGTCCTCTTTTTGTAGATTCAACGGGTTCACTTGCTGTTGTGATGGAATTGTTATTTGTCTCTGAACAGGACCGAGCCAATCTCCTTTTGCTTGAAAGTAACAAACTTGTTGAACCGTGGAACAAGAAGGGCCAAGGCTTTAACGGTGTAGCTTGACTTGAGAATTTAACAATAGGATTGGTGCTGTTATGAAGCTTCAAAGagagaagatttttttttttttattttctggttAGTTTCAGTGAAACAAGCAAAAGCTCAAATGAAAGCATTAAGAATTTTGAGATCTTAATGAGTTTTATCCTAACAAAAGTGGCTTTGGAGCAGTCATATACAGTCTTATGAGAAGAAGAACCTTGATGgttataaaagaagaagaaggagacagTGAATACTTACCGGAGAACTGAAGCCGGCGTTGTGAACGACGACCATGGTGAATAGATGAACGTGTTTTTAAGAGCAATGCATATGGAGGAAGACGAAGAGGGAAACAGCTTTGAGTTTGTGTGGCAGTGAAGCTAAGCAGAGAATTCAAGATCTGGTTCTCTTCTTCCAATCGCTTTTTGAAACGCGTGCGAACCACGTGGTTACCTCTTGTAGAAGAGGAAAAATGCAAAACACAACCCcgagtttaaaaatattttaactttgtCTATCAAAGCTATAAGTTACACAACTCATGTACATTTTCGCACTAGTAagtgtaggagatggattacatccctccacaaggcccatcaaATAACAGGCCCTAGCCCGGCAAGCTTAACCAGTTTAGTCGGCTTAAGCGGCTAAAGGTGTCGACTCGACCCAGAGTACTTTTAGTCGATCAACTAAGCCGACTAAATACGCTCGGCTTATAGAGAACAGTACCAAGGCCCGCATACTCGGCCTTTAACGACAGGGCCCAAAGGACAACACGATTAGGGCATCACAGACGGTTACACTATAAGATGGGGATGAGGAGACAACGAAAGGGGACTTTTGGACAACACATACAtaagcggctagatctagggtttcctaATCATCTCTTTGATCATGTTGCTTAAACCTTTGATCTTGTCTCCTTATTTCCCGTCAATCTTGTAATCTCTTGTTTGATTCTAATAAAAGCGTCTTTAGTCACCCCATTCCTACGTTCATTATTCTAATCAACCGAATCCTGCAtaaacaattggcgcccaccgtggggccgaCTAAAGTAACGTTCTAGATCTACATGGTTCAAAACGACGCTACCCTCGGCGCTCCAGGCGGTGAACCAGCCCCAACGCCCGAAGCCGCGCCGCCCATCACCACAGATTTCATGAGCTCTATCATGGCTCGACTTGCTCATCAAGACGAAGTCCAAAAGACGACCAACGACCAGTTAGCTGCTCTGGTCGCGGCCCTCACAGCTCCCGACGGCCAAACAAGTCGTCCCCAGCAGATACGCCGTCGCCTCTTTACAACCAACCCGACGGCGACCGGAGGCGAACATCTCTCAGACGACTCCGAGCCTAACGAAACCCTTCTCGCCGACCACCCCCAGGTAGGTTCTGATCTGGCAACCATACGCGAGCTCGCCGAGCTCAAACTCAGTTTCCAACAAATGAGCGAGAAGATCCATCAAGTAACCAGCGCGGCCCCGCAAATCGAGAGCGTCCTCGCCGCAACCTCACGCACTCTGTTTACTAGTGCTCTGACCAGCGTCCAActcagaaaaatagaaaaactgcGCCTGCCCGAGTACAAACCCTGCGGAGACCCGGTGGAACACATGACAGCTTTCAACATTGCGATGGCGCGGGCTCGACTCCCAAAAGAAGAAAAGGACGCAGGCTACTGCCAACTGTTCGTCGAAACTCTCCACGAGCAAGCCCTAACCTTGTTTTCTCAGTTAGAAGAaaactccatcggaagtttccgcgACTTGTCGGCAGCTTTTCTCAAGACTTACATTATGTTCACCAAGCCCAGCGCTACTGCCTCTAGCTTGTGGAACCTCAACCAAACCAAAGACCAGAGtcttcgcgactacatggaTAAGTTCAAAACCGTAGTCTCAAGGATTGACATTCCAGACGGTATCGCCATTGACGCCTTGCGGAACACGTTGTGGGTTCGTTCTAAATTTCGGGAGGATTTATACCAAAACCCAACTACGTCGCTCCAGGGCGCTATCGCGCGATCTGACAACTTCAtccgaatggaagaagatactAACGCCATTCTCAGCAAGATGAACGCACCCAAAGCGCCAGCGGCTAAAAACGCCAACACGCGACAAGAACCGCGCCAGCATGCTCCAACCGACAAAAACGGCCGCAAAGACGGATACATGTATGTCATCAACGAGAACAACGTGCCGGTTTCAACTCTCGTAGTCCGCAGCGAGGGATGGAACAAGTGGGTAAGGGAGCTCGATTCGCCCGACAAAACAGTCGATACTGTTTGCACCACACAACCAACAGCCGGAGCCGGGTCAGCAGCGGGGTCTTCCAGGACCGTCGATCTCACCAAGCATTGCAAATATCACGACGTCAAGGGACATGATACCACAGAATGCAAATCACTCTACGCTCATTATCTCTCGTCACTTGCGAGCGGTGAATTTAAGTTCGAACCCTTGAAAGCTAAACCAAAGAATAgcaagagctggagcaagaacaaGGAAAGAAGAGCCCAGCGCAAAGCCACCGGCAAAGGTCGGCAAAACGACGCTCAACGACAAGACAACGAGGAGGAAACCCCGAAGGAAAACGGTGGGGGAGACTCCTCCGCCGACGAAGAGCATCCTGCTAATCGCAGACGCATCGAGGTTATACTCTCACAGCAATCTTTGTCGTCCGACGACGATAACGATGATGCGCCTGTACTCGGAGATCTGAGAGACGTCCTGAAGCGGAAGTTCGAGTCCGAAAATGATAGCAGTCCCAAGCACAAAGATCTGCGGACGATGCTGGACACACGGAAGTCTCGTCGTATCTCGACAAGCGACGCTAACAACAACAAAGGGCCAATTACAGACCTCCGAGATAAACTCAACGCTGCAGCCTGCGACCTTCGCATACAGCTCAACCATTCAAAACCAACAGACTTACGACGATAGTTGGAGCAAGCTAAAGGTCATTTTCAACCCCCAGCGCATGACACCAACATATCCACAGACCTCCGCACCTTGCTAGACTCTAAGCGAGTACAAAAGGGACAGTCGTTGAATGTCATCATGGGAGGCTCCCCTCCTAGCGGAGACACTGTCCGTTCTGTAAAAGACTATCGTCGACAGGTCGCGACAACCCAGAAGTGGCCGACTAAACGGACAAGTGATCTTCCGATAACCTTCTCACCGGACGACGCTGAAGGAGTTCACGCTCCGCATAATGATCCTCTTCTCGTCGTCCTTGGAATTGGAGAGTATGATGTCACCAAGATCCTCATTGACACCGGAAGTTCCGTCAACCTCATCTTCCGAGGAACTCTGCAGAAGATGGGAGTTGATCTTGACGACATAAAAGCGTCTTCAAGGACATTAACCGGATTCAATGGATCTTCTGAAACTATCTTGGGAACGATCCGCCTCCCGGTACGCGCGTGTGGCGTTACTCGAACGGTTAAGTTTGCCGTTGTAAGCACAAAAGCTCCTTATCACGCTATACTCGGCACCCCTTGGCTACACTCGATGCAAGCCGTTCCTTCCACCTACCACCAGTGCGTCAAGTTCCCTGGTACGGACAGAAGGATAAAAGCGCTACGAGGGGATCAAAAGGCCGCTAGGGATCTCCTAGTCGCCCCAGTCAAACTCCAACGGTCATCTCTACCCGTTAATTCTGTGTCTCCCCCAACCTCAAAAGTCCGTTCCCAGGAAAGCGAGATTCTCGAGTTACCTATTGACGACGCCGATCAAAGTTGAACCGTAAGGGTTGGTGCATACCTTTATGAGGAAATGCAGCAGTCAATTCTGAACTTCCTCAGGAAGAACGTGTGTACATTCGCTTGGTCTATGGCAGACATGAAAGGTATTGATCCGACTATAACGACTCATGAGCTAAACGTCGACCCGACATTCAAACCTATCCGCCAGAAGCGACGTAAGCTCGGCCCTGACAGGTCGAAGGCCGTAAACGAAGAAGTTGACAAGCTACTTGGCGCAGGTTCGATCGCTGAGGTCCGCTACCCCGAATGGTTGGCAAATCCGGTAgtcatcaaaaagaaaaatggcaaGTGGCGCGTCTGCGTCTTTTTCACTGATCTGAATAAAGCTTGCCCAAAGGATAGCCACCCTCTTCCCAACATTGACCGTTTAGTCGAGTCTACGGCCGGAAACGAGATGCTGaccttcatggacgccttctctgGATACAATCAAATAATGATGCACCCGGATCATCGCGAGAAGACAGCCTTCATCACAGATAAGGGAACCTACTGCTATAAGGTCATGCCGTTCGGTTTGAAGAACGCCGGAGCAACCTACCAACGACTTGTAAACAAGATGTTCGCAGATAAGCTGGGCATCACTATGGAAGTGTACATCGATGACATGTTGGTTAAGTCGCTCCATTCCATTGATCACCTCCGTCATCTTCAAGAATGctttgaaactctcaacaaaTACGGCATGAAGTTGAACCCAGCAAAGTGCACATTCGGAGTCTCTTCAGGCGAATTCCTCAGCTACATAGTCACACAGCGAGGAATCGAGGCAAACCCGAAGCAAATATCCGCGGTCCTGAACCTCCCAAGTCCGAGGAACAGTAGAGAAGTACAACGGCTCACGGGCCGGATAGCTGCTCTAAATCGTTTCATCTCCAGATCCACCGACAAGTGCCTCCCCTTCTACGATCTCTTGCGAGGAAATAAGAAGTTCATTTGGGATGAGAAGTGTGAGGATGCATTTACTCAACTCAAGCAATACCTGACAACACCTCCAGTACTCGCTAAGCCGAACGTAGGCGATGTTCTATCTCTCTATGTCGCGGTGTCACAAGCTGATGTCAGCAGCGTTCTGATAAAGGAAGACCGCGGCGAACAAAAGCCCATTTTTTACACAAGCAGACGCATGACCGGACCAGAGACGCGATACCCGACTCTGGAAAAGATGGCTTTAGCAGTTATCGAGGCAGCAAGAAAGCTTCGACCGTATTTCCAGTCACATTCAGTGGAGGTACTGATTGATCAACCTCTTTGAACGATACTCCAAAACACCAACAGATCTGGCAGACTCACGAAGTGGGCCATCAAACTCGGCGAGCTCGATATTACCTACAAGAACCGCACAGCGGCGAAGTCCCAAGTCCTCGCGGACTTCCTGGTCGAGTTGGCCCCAGAATTGGAACAAGATCTTATACTCCCAAGCTCAAACTGGACGCTTCACGTCGATGGATCATCGACCACCAAGAGAGCAGGAGCCGGAGTTCAACTACAGTCCCCGACCGGAGAGCTAATCAGGCAGTCTTTTAGCTTTGGCTTTCCCGCGTCAAACAACGAAGCAGAATACAAATCTCTGATCGCCGGACTCCGCTTAGCAAAAGCCGTAAAAGCTAAACGACTAAGCGCCTATTGCGACTCTCAATTAGTCGTCAGTCAGTTCAGCGGCGACTACGATGCCCGCAACGACCGAATGGATGCCTATCTCAAAATAGTGCAAAGCCTGACAGCAGAGTTTGGGTTCTTCGAACTCATCAAAGTTCCCAGAGGCGAAAACGTCTGCGCTGACGCCCTCGCGGCCCTTGGCAGCAAGCTTCGTGATCAAGTTAAACGAACCATCCCGATACATCGTATCGAGAAACCAACCATCGATATTCCTATCGACCAAACCCTCGTTGCCCCGGTCATCGAACCCGCTACTCCAGATGACGACGGATTTGGTCCTGATTGGAGAACTGAGTTTATCGACTACCTCTCGAAGGGAGAACTCCCAGACGACAAATGGGAAGCTCGCCGACTAAAAACACGCAGCGCCCATTACGTCGTTCTTGACGGTGAACTACACCGCTGGACCGCGAGTAAAGTACTCCTAAAATGCATTCATGGCGACGAGATAGCAAGGGTTATGGCAGAGACGCACGAAGGCGCTGGCGGAAATCATTCGGGCGGACGTGCATTAGCAATCAAAGTAAGGAGCTTGGGCTTCTTCTGGCCAACAATGAACGCAGATTGCGAGTCTTACGCGAGAAGCTGCGACAAGTGCCAACGGCACGCACCTAGTATCCATTGTCCAACCGAAATGTTACGAACAAGCACCGCTCCATACCCGTTCATACGATGGGCAATGGACATCATTGGACCACTTCCCTGTTCCCGCCAAAGACGCTTCATCCTCGTCCTCACCGACTACTTTACCAAATGGATCGAGGCTGAAGCATACGCTCAAGTCACGGACAAAGAAGTCCGCGGTTTCGTctggaaaaatattatttgccGCCACGGTTTACCTTATGAGATCGTTACCGATAACGGATCGCAGTTCATGTCAGgcaacttcaaggagttctgTGGCAGATGGAACATTCGACTAAGCCCCTCCACTCCTCGTTACCCGCAAGGTAATGGCCAGGCAGAATCCTCCAATAAACTCATCATCGATGGCGTTAAAAAGCGCCTGGATCTGAAAAAGGGTCACTGGGCCGACGAGCTCGATGGGGTCCTATGGAGCCATCTCACAACGCCGCGAGGATCGACTAAATCGACACCTTTCTCCCTCGCCTACGGTGTAGAAGCCATGGCTCCCGCTGAAGTCAACGTTTCAAGCCTCCGACGCTCCAAGATGCCTCAATACGTCGAACTCAACAAGGAAATGCTACTCGACGCCCTTGATGAGATAGAAGAACGACGAGATCAAGCTCTGCTGCGCATCCAGAACTATCAACACCAGATCGAGAGTTACTACAACAAAAGGGTCTGTGCCCGACCTCTGGAACTCGGTGACCTCGTCATGCGCAAGGTGTTTGAAAACACTAAGGAGCTAAACGCCGGTAAACTCGGCGCCAGGTGGGAGGGACCTTATAAAATCATCAAAGTCGTCAAACCCGGAGTATACCGACTTCAAACTTCACGTGGCGAAGAAGTTCCCCGATCATGGAACTCGATGCATCTAAGACGTTTCTACTCCTAGGtgtatcccaaaaaaaaaaaaaaacccgagtagatgcaccccgtggtcacttctactcgaccgagtaaatgcgccactcacggccacttttactcgggaaaaatgaactacgaatggcttgatcctcaaccgaggtacgtaggcagaCTTAAACAGGTCCAGCTGTAACAAAATCAAAGTCAAAATCTTGTTCTTTGTCTCAACTTCTACCTAGTGGATGCCTGTTATCAAACCCAACGGCTCCCGTGTCTCCAGCCGAAGATACGCGGACACTATCGTTCCATTTCATggctatgtcctgatcagacacttaGCCTGAGGACCCAACAGTCGCTAGTCACCTATGCCCAAAGAGCATTGACCGATTAAACGGAGTGAATCTTTAACCTTTCCTCGACTAAACGCGTAATGGACTAGCTACCCAATTACTCGATTGTCATTGAGGAAACAGACGAAAGAACCTTCCACTCTTAGATCCAATCCCTTGTTTTCGATATAGAACGATGCGCCTAAACGTCGTCTCGATCGAAACGCGACAAGAGCTGAATAAATCCCCTAGCGGTTCGTTTCCTTATCTATTTGCAAAAGCCAAAGGTCGGGAATCTATTGTCTCTAAGCGAACACATCGCGAGACACTAAAGATACTGACATTTACTTTAACAAAGTTTGCAAGTACAGATGAGAAACACAACCCAAAAATTTAAAGTCCGCTTAAAACAGCGACTtccccaaaaaaaataataaataataataaacgcATGTCTAATCGTACAACAACAGGGTCTATCAAGACCACGACAGATAAGAACATAAGTGAAACGTCAAAGAACAGAATCTTGATCGTCAGGACCCTTGGTAGCAGCAGCAGTTGGGTCCTCCGCCCGAGTAGGAATAGAAGCAAGAGAGGCTACAACGGGACGTGGAGGAACATCTGTATCCCCAGCTTCGTAGATCGTCTCCTCCTCAGCGGGACGTGGCAGCGACGCCTCCTCGATCCCATCGTTATCCTCCTCCCCATCCTCTCGTCCTTCGGAGGAAGAATCCGAGACGAGCACAGGATCCTCGACACCCGCGTTCTCGGTCTCTCCCTCTCGAACCAGAGTGTCGCCTTTCTCGAGGCCGTCCTTTCCAGGAAACCCCTTCAGATTCTCATTCTCTGGGCGCTCGTCAAAACCGCTTCCCACCGGGGACTTGACAGGCTCGGTAGGGATAGACGTGACATCAACAAGTGGTTCCTCTGACGGCTCCTCAACAACTTCGAGCGAGGTAACGAGCCGAGAAGCCGTCTCTGGCCCGATCAAATTTACGTTCGACCCATAGGGATCGAATGACGTTCTGAACCGGTCCTCGGCGAAACGAGAAGGAAGGACCAGCGGAAAAAATGTAAGGTCACTATCGGACAGCGGCTCTACTCGGAGCTTCATAACCTCCGCCTCGTAAAGTTTCTCCTGCTCAGCAAAGAGATCGATCATTTCTTGGGGGATCTCCGTCCCACTTGCCTTTATAACCTCGAGGCACTTCTTCGTTCCCGAAGCTTGACCATACAGGTTCTTCGCCTTCTCAAAAGCCTACAGACGAGTAAAATGGTCGCGCACGCGATCAAAATGGCGACTTGCCTTCTCAGCCATAGCAGCCTCGACTCTTTCCCTCTCACGAGTAACCTCCAAACCCCAGGAGTCCCTCAAGCGTTGCCTCTCTCTGATTAGTTTGTCTACCGCGGCATCTCTCTCTTCGACTAGTGGGCCATCGAGCTCGGCGAGCTCGATATTACCTACAAGAACCGTACAGCAGCGAAGTCCCAAGTCCTCGCGGACTTCCTGGTCGAGTTGGCCCCAAAATTGGAACAAGATCTTATACTCCCAAGTTCAAACTGGACGCTTC
Protein-coding regions in this window:
- the LOC111205850 gene encoding uncharacterized protein LOC111205850; the protein is MVVVHNAGFSSPLHNSTNPIVKFSSQATPLKPWPFLFHGSTSLLLSSKRRLARSCSETNNNSITTASEPVESTKRGPLTARERLRAARVLSRYTEATPKPSKPKMGSQILEVLKESDKKSNRKPGLPEAPTNMLDDSKRGMPKKGLTFDLPGSADILVIAFSFVFISTVMFATTFVVWKLGAIHFNEN